The following DNA comes from Lentibacillus sp. Marseille-P4043.
GCGGCATTTTCGTAATCGGATTAGTCGATGGCGGCCTTGGAAAAGCGTTACTATATTTATTAGCAATCATTATCGGATCTATTGTCACAGCCCTGCTTGTTGGGTTATTGAAAAAGAACATCGAAAAAACAGCATAAAAAAATCGAGCACCATCAAGTATGGTGCTCGATTTTTTGTTTTGTCCGGGGGCTTTGCTCGTTCGTCCGGCGACTTTGCTCGTTCGTCCGGTGACTTTCCGCGTTCATTCGGCGACTTTGCACGTTCGTCCGGCGACTTTCTCCGTTTGTCCGGCGACTTTCCGCGTTCGTCCGGCGACTTTCTCCGTTTGTCCGGCGACTTTGCACGTTCATTCGGAGACTTTCTACGTTTGTCCGGCGACTTTCCGCGTTCGTCCGGCGACTTTCCGCGTTCGTCCGGCGACTTTCTCCGTTTGTCCGGCGACTTTACCGGTTTCATAACGTGAACAGCCCTAAAACGGTTTGGTGATCATCAACGCAATCACGATTAAAAAAATAACATTCTCTATTCGTTCATAAAAAAATAACTTCTTCGATAAGACATAGTACTCATCTGGAATGTCATCACCAGCATAATTCTTCAAAAGTGCTTTGACCGGCTTCGACCTTGGCGACAAAACAGTTGGTCCAAAACCGAGTGCGATTAAGAAAAGGATTAAACTTGTTACATACCAACCAGCATGGAATAGATACGGGTTTAAAGCTCCCATCCATAACCCGGTTACGAGTAGCAACGTTCCTCCAACCATCACAAAAATGTGCAGCCGGTTTCGTATTACATAAGCGTGGCGTAATTCTGTCATCGTGGTTGCTTTTGTTACGATATAAATCATAACAAAACCAGGCCCCATTCCTAATATTGCAGAAAAAATATGTATAAAGACT
Coding sequences within:
- a CDS encoding DUF2269 family protein → MTFYMFLVFIHIFSAILGMGPGFVMIYIVTKATTMTELRHAYVIRNRLHIFVMVGGTLLLVTGLWMGALNPYLFHAGWYVTSLILFLIALGFGPTVLSPRSKPVKALLKNYAGDDIPDEYYVLSKKLFFYERIENVIFLIVIALMITKPF